Proteins from one Athalia rosae chromosome 8, iyAthRosa1.1, whole genome shotgun sequence genomic window:
- the LOC105685835 gene encoding uncharacterized protein LOC105685835, with protein sequence MGNLHQLLTLKTTNLLMHRAKATATLRTMMTSTWRQGYVCCPSCILVTAVRIFWPKRYPMRLILMKVFVQHKHKDGILKKLVAHAIDATTKIDPQWFDESDPCNSHSNCAVRFMLRVKLRLRCQLDNRAVKSRAKKSVVQLRRNEMLLSLPRRCEISSIPKVATCTWHFCRIHVADGSTYR encoded by the exons ATGGGGAATTTGCACCAGTTGTTGACGTTGAAAACGACGAACCTCTTGATGCACAGAGCAAAAGCGACAGCGACGTTGAGGACGATGATGACCTCGACCTGGCGACAAGGTTACGTGTGTTGTCCAAGCTGCATCCTTGTGACAGCTGTCAGGATATTTTGGCCAAAAAGGTATCCCATGCGGTTAATTCTAATGAAAG TTTTCGTCCAGCATAAGCACAAGGATGGAATACTGAAGAAGCTCGTTGCTCACGCGATTGATGCAACGACCAAAATTGACCCACAGTGGTTCGACGAGTCTGATCCGTGCAACAGCCATAGCAACTGCGCCGTACGGTTCATGTTGAGGGTGAAACTTCGACTTCGTTGCCAGCTTGACAACAGGGCTGTCAAATCAAGAGCCAAGAAAAGCGTCGTGCAACTGCGGCGAAACGAAATGCTCTTAAGCCTGCCAAGGAGATGCGAAATATCCTCCATACCTAAGGTTGCCACGTGCACTTGGCACTTTTGTCGAATACACGTAGCCGATGGCAGTACGTACAGGTGA
- the LOC125502003 gene encoding protein maelstrom homolog, giving the protein MPQKKKTQNAFSFFMLDYKKKHEALGVKFPGGLKDVANACSAEWSRLTPGQKGPYVAQAKNAKVRDGINDERYTSEGIPVSFIERMRRRKQEFEDNMVDYIKRAVDPSKGCDSLLQKKFYFLHVNRYCCKLCMDGTSDFYPAEFAIAEFSLRQGVQKTYHEIIDIDLPLGYAADIRDYSRQTHKIPRNPSCGQKNFSIMYERLRKFLEPETIGAELPPLYTANSFRAVVPGLLSRMAATAGQTVDIFRIYSFETLFFHIRNAAATIKNSTGFPVISFAEEEIRKDVFDHAPGIACDYHSSIDGTTVHCSLSIVIRWAYTICDYCCIDLDIDMQPGFHCPIDKDSIAIKRAKAALDSNDVRRIPDQAEVFHSFADITGVTPEHRLRTSERTWKEELARRQTGRPLQIIDHSKIRNSNLQEIETAPPRATTNSHSFSAMTRKPQRPLRLPYSMSLAMKGVGSDQLPTMSEKNFPSIGGRGGGS; this is encoded by the exons ATGccacagaaaaagaaaacccaaAATGCCTTTAGTTTCTTCATGCTCGATTACAAGAAGAAACATGAAGCCTTAGGTGTGAAATTTCCAGGTGGTTTGAAGGACGTGGCCAATGCCTGTAGCGCAGAGTGGAGC aGATTGACGCCTGGGCAGAAAGGACCATATGTCGCTCAAGCTAAAAATGCTAAAGTACGAGATGGAATTAATGATGAGAGATATACGAGTGAAGGCATCCCCGTTTCGTTCATTGAGCGAATGAGACGGAGGAAACAGGAGTTTGAAGATAACATGGTTGATTACATCAAACGTGCTGTTGACCCGTCTAAAGGATGTGATA GTTTGCTCCAAAAAAAGTTTTACTTCCTACATGTAAATCGATACTGTTGCAAGCTATGTATGGATGGCACGAGTGATTTTTATCCTGCAGAGTTTGCTATTGCTGAGTTTTCTCTCAGACAAGGTGTCCAGAAAACATACCATGAAATAATCGACATTGATTTACCCTTGGGCTATGCTGCGGATATTAGAGACTATTCACGTCAAACGcacaaaattccaaggaatCCATCTTGTggacagaaaaatttttcaatcatgtATGAACGGCTGAGGAAGTTTTTGGAACCAGAAACTATTGGTGCTGAATTGCCTCCGCTCTATACTGCAAATAGTTTCAGGGCGGTTGTGCCTGGGTTGTTATCTCGAATGGCGGCAACTGCTG GTCAAACAGTagatattttcagaatttattcatttgaaacTCTGTTCTTCCACATTCGCAATGCTGCTGCTACAATAAAGAACAGCACCGGTTTTCCAGTCATATCATTCGCTGAAGAAGAAATTCGGAAAGATGTTTTTGATCATGCTCCGGGAATCGCATGCGAT TATCACAGTTCCATAGATGGGACGACAGTTCACTGCAGTTTATCTATAGTAATACGCTGGGCGTACACAATTTGTGATTATTGTTGCATCGACCTCGACATTGATATGCAGCCTGGATTTCATTGCCCAATAGATAAGGATTCCATCGCTATAAAGCGCGCAAAGGCTGCACTAGATAGTAACGATGTACGTCGGATACCTGACCAGGCGGAAGTGTTCCATAGCTTTGCCGACATAACAGGC GTAACACCAGAACACAGGTTGAGAACTTCCGAAAGAACTTGGAAAGAGGAACTGGCGCGGCGTCAAACTGGCCGCCCTCTGCAAATTATAGATCACAGCAAAATACGAAATTCCAATCTACAGGAAATAGAAACTGCTCCTCCCCGTGCAACAACCAACAGCCACTCTTTTTCAGCTATG ACTAGGAAACCTCAGAGGCCACTGCGACTACCATACTCTATGA GTTTGGCTATGAAGGGTGTCGGGTCAGATCAACTACCCACGATGAGCGAGAAGAATTTTCCTTCAATCG GTGGTAGAGGGGGGGGTTCTTAA